GGCAACATCACGGGATCGACCCTCATCGCCGAGGCACTGGTGGGGAAGCAGCTCGAGCTGCTCATGGAGGTCGTCCCCAAGGTATCCCGGGTGGTCGTCCTCTGGAATCCGGACAATCCCGGCAACGAGAGCCAGCTGCGAGCGGCCCAGGCGGTGTCGGGAGTGCGGCTCGAGCCCGTGGGGGCGCGTAGTTCCGCCGAGATCGAGAAGGCGTTCGCGACAATGTCACGACAGCGCCCCGATGGGCTCGTCGTGCTGCTGGACGCGATCTTCCTCGGCGAGCGAGAAAGAATCGCGGACCTCGCCATGCGGAGCCACCTGCCGGCGGTCTACGGGTATCGCCTGCACGCGGACGACGGCGGCCTCATGGCGTATGGGGCGAGCCGCATGGAGCTGTGGAAACAAACAGCGGTCTACGTGGTCAAGATCCTCAAGGGCGCCAAGCCCACCGACCTGCCCGTGGCACAACCGACGAAGTTCGAGCTCGTGATCAACATGAAGACCGCGAAGGCTCTGGGCCTCAGGGTCCCGCAACCGGTCCTGCTGCGAGCGGACGACATCATCGAACGATGAGGCGGGTCAGTCGGCCTTGAAGTACTTGGCCTCCGGATGGTGGAAGACCAGCGCGGAGACCGAGGCCTCGGGATCCATCATGAAGCCGTCGGTCAGGGCGAGCCCGATCTGCTCGGGCTGCAGCAGATCGAAGAGGATGCGCTGGTCGGCCAGGTTCGGGCAGGCCGGGTACCCGAACGACACCCGGATGCCGCGGTAGTGGGCCTTCAGCTTGTCCGATAGGGCGAGACCGGGCGGATCCGGGAAGCCCCACTGGGTGCGTAGGCGCGCGTGGAGCATCTCCGCGAAGGCCTCCGCGGACTCGATGGCCAGCGCCTGCAGCGCGTGTGAGCGGAGGTACTGACCTTCCTCCTTCCAGCGCTCGGCCCGGGCGCGCACGCCCGCTCCGCAGGTGACCGCGAACAGCGCGACGTAGTCCACCTCCCCGCTCCCCCGCTCGCGCACGTAGTCCGACAGGCAGAGCCGCTCGCCGGCGGGCTGGCGCGGGAAGCGGAAGCGGCCGACCTCGCGGCCGCCGTCGAGCAGCACCAGGTCGTCGCCCTCGACGCCGGCCTCGTAGAACCGGTAGAGCCCGTCGGCCCGCAGGATGTGCTGCTCGATGGCCAGGCGCTCGAGCGCCTCCACCGCCTCGTTGATCTCCACGACCTTCGGATCGCCCTGCTCCAGGAGGCGGGTGACCGAGCCCTTCACCCCGAGGTGCTTGCCCAGCAGCATCTGCAGATTCAGGTACGGGAAGACGTGGCCGAGCGGCACGTCGCGCAGCACGTGGAGCTTCAGGTCCGGCGGCGTCGGCACCGGCACGGAGCGCGAGACCGACGAGCGGCGGGGCGCCGCGGTCTGAGCCGCCGCCGCGGGTGCCTCGACGGTCGCGGCGCCCGCGCGGAGGGTCTCCTGCTCGGCGCGGAGGCGCTCGACCAGCGCGTCGCGCGTGGTCGCGCTGAAGAGCCGGTTGGCCAGGTCGAGCCCGTCCATCGCGTCCTTGGCGTAGAGGGTGAGCCCGCCGTACTCGCTGGCGATTCGCGTGGCGGTGAACTTCCGCGTCAGCGCGGCGCCGCCCACGAAGAGCGGCACCTCGACCCCGGCGGCGCGCAGGTCCTGGGCGGTGACCACCATCTGCTGGGCCGACTTCACCAGCAGCCCGGAGAGGCCGATGGCGTCGGGCTTGTGGCTGTGGTACGCGGCGATGAGATCCTCGGGCGGCACCTTGATGCCCAGGTTCACGATCCGGTAACCGTTGTTCTTGAGGATGATCTCGACCAGGTTCTTGCCGATGTCGTGGACGTCGCCCTTGACGGTGGCGAGCACGATCGTGCCGCGGGTCGCGCTCTCGTCCTTGTCCATGAACTGCTCGAGATAGGCCACCGCCGCCTTCATGGCCTCGGCGGACTGCAGCACCTCGGCCACGATCAGCTGATTGTCGTTGAAGAGCCGGCCGACCTCCTCCATGCCCTTCATGAGCGGACCGTTGATGATCTCGAGCGCGCTCAGCTCCTCGAGCTTCAGCGCGAGGTCGTCCAGCAGCCCCTCCTTCGAGCCCTCGACGATGTAGCGGGCGAGCCGCTCGTCCAGCGGCAGCTGGACCGCGGCCTCCCGCGTCTTGGTGCGGCCGCGGAAGTGCGCCGCGAACGCGGCCACCGGATCGGGGCCGCGCCAGTAGATCAGGTCGAGGGCCAGGCCCCGTTCCTCCTCGGGGATCGAGGCGTAGCGCTCCAGCCGCTCGCTGTTCACGATGGCGTAGTCGAGCCCGGCCTTGGTGCACTCGTACAGGAAGACCGCGTTCAGCACCTCGCGGCCCGCGGTGGGCAGGCCGAACGACACGTTGGAGATGCCGAGGATGGTCTTGCAGCGCGGGAAGCGCGCCTTGATTGACCGCACGCCCTCGATGGTCTCGACCGCGGAGCCGATGTAGTTGGCGTCGCCGGTGCCCACCGGGAACACCAGCGGGTCGAAGATCAGGTCGCGCTCGGGCAGGCCGTACTTGCCGGTCAGGAGCGCGTGGGAGCGCTCGGCGATGGCGAGCTTCCGCTGCCGAGTCACCGCCATGCCCTGCTGCTTGTCCTCGTCGATGCAGCCCACCACCACCGCGCCGCCGTAGGTGTGCAGCAGCGGCACCACCCGCTCGAAGCGCTCCTCGCCGTCCTCCAGGTTGATGGAGTTCACCAGCGCCTTGCCCTGGCACTTGCGCAGGGCCAGCTCGAGCACGTGCGCGTCCGTGGAGTCGATCATCAGCGGCGCCTTGACCTTCCGCGTGATGAAGTCCATGAAACGGTCGACGTCGGCGGCCTCGTCGCGGTCCGGGTTGGCGAGGCACACGTCGAGCACCTGCGCGCCGCCGCGGACCTGGGCCCGCCCGATCTCGGAGGCCTCCTCGAACTTCTCCTCGACGACCAGCTCTTTGAACCGTCGCGAGCCGATGACGTTGGTGCGCTCGCCCACGATGATCGGGCGCACGTCCTCGCTCGGGTACACCGCCTCGACCCCGCTCACCGCGGGCGCGCGCTCGGAGGGCGGCCGTCGCGGGGCCCGGCCCTCGACGAGGCGGGCCAGCGCGCGCGTGTGATCCGGGGTCGTCCCGCAGCAACCGCCGATCACGTTGACCCAGGATTCGTCCACGAAGCGGCGCATCTTGAGCGCCAGGCTCTCCGCGGTCTCCTCGTAGTGGCCGTGCTCGTCGGGCAGCCCCGCGTTGGGATAGACGGTCACGAAGCAGGTGGCCACGTCCGAGAGCGTCCGCAGGTGGTCGGTCATGAACTCGGGCCCCGTCGCGCAATTCAGCCCGATGGAGAAGAGGCCCAGGTGCTCGACCGAGGCGTACAGGGCATCGACCCCCTGCCCGGCCAGCATCGTGCCCATCGGCTCGACCGTGCCGCTGATCATGAGCGGCAGCGTCACGCCCGCTTCGGCCATCGCCTGCTTGACCCCGATGGCCGCCGCCTTGACGTTGAGCGTGTCCTGACAGGTCTCGAGCAGGAGGGCGTCCACGCGACCCTCGATCAGCGCGCGGGCCTGCCGGTTGTAGCCCTCGCGCACCTCATCGAAGCTCACGTTGGCGGTGACCGTGATCGTGCGAGTGCCCGGACCCATCGCCCCGATCGCGAACCGCGGGCGGTGCGGCGTCGAAGCCCGATCCGCCGCCTCGCGGCACAGGCGGGCCGCAGCCAGGGTGATATCGTGGCAGCGCGCGGCCAGATCATATTCGGCGAGCACATAGGGGGCGCAGCCGAAGGTGTTGGTCGAGATCAGGTCTGCGCCCGCTTCCAGGTACGCATCGTGGATGGCGGCGATGACATCGGGTCGCGTGAGGTTCAGATGCTCGTTGCAGCCCTCGTACCTCGCCCCGCCGAAGTCCTCCGCGGACAGGCCGCGGGACTGGATCATCGTCCCCATGGCCCCATCGAGGACCAGGATGCGCTGCCTCAACTCCTCGGCCAGCCGCGCGGAGCGCTCGGACAGACTCATGCTGTCATCTTAGCATCCGCGATCGACTGGAGTGCCGACGCGGCCCGGGCCCGCCGGGACCTCAGCGGCGCTTCTTCCGCTCGCGGAGGTCGACGGCGCCGGCCCGGGCGCGGGGATCCTCGCCTCGGGGGAAGATCTGGGCCTTCTGCACCTTCTGGGTGCCGGTGGTCGGCAGGCTCTCGACGAACAGCACCCAGCCGGGGGCCTTGAAGTAGGCGAGGCGCTCCAGGCAGAAGTCGGCCAGCCGACCAGCGAGCGCCGCGTCGACGGCGGTGCCCGGCATCGGGACCACGCAGGCCATGACCTCCTCCTCGCGGATCTCGTCGGGCACCGCCAGCACCGCGACCTGGGCCACCGCCTCGTGGGCCTGCAGGACCGCCTCGACCTCGGCGGCCGCGATGTTCTCCCCGGAGCGGCGGATGATGTTCTTCTTCCGGTCGACGAAGATCAGCAGGCCGTCGGCGGTCTGGCGCACGACGTCGCCGGTGTGGAACCACCCGCCCCGCCACGCCTCGGCGGTCGCGGCGTCGTTCCTGAGATAGCCCGAGAAGAAGCCGTGGCGCGGCCCCTCGGGGCCGCCCCAGCGCACGAGCAGCTCCCCGTCCGTCTCCCGCGCGACCTCGCGGTCCTGCTCGTCCACCACCCGCGCCTCGAATCCGCCGTGAGGCCGGCCGAAGGCCCGCGTATGGATCGCGCGCGGCTCGTGGCAGTCGGAGAAGATCCGGCCGGTCTCGGTCATGCCCCAGACTTCCACCAGGGGAAATCCGAAGCGCGCCTCGAAGGCCTCGTGCAGCTCGGGCTCGACGCCGGCGCCGAGGCCGGCCTTCACGTGGTGCGCCTTCTCTTCCGGGGTCGGCTCCTGGTTGAGCAGGAGCGGCGGCATCACGCCCAGGTAGTGGATGATCGTCGCGCGCGTGGCCACCGCGTCGGGCCACCAGCGCCGCGGGCTGAATCGCTCGGGCAGGATCAGACAGTTTCCGGTGAGGATCGCGCACGTGGCGGTCACCGCCAGGCAGTTCATGTGGAAGAGCGGCAGCGGGTTGAGGAACCGCTCGCGGCCGGGCTCGATGGTGAGCCGTCCGCCGAGGCGGCGATACCAGTCGCCCGCGTTCAGGTAGTAGAAGTTGCTCAGCACGCAGCCCTTGGGCCGCCCGGTGGTGCCCGAGGTGTAGAGCAGGCCGGTCTCGCTGCCGAGGCCGGGAGCGTCGTCCCGGGGCGCCGGACGGGGCCGCGGCAGCGACGCGGGCCAGGCGCCCGCGTCCACCACCGGGAGCGGCCGCGCGCGCTCGGCCGCCACCGCCTCGAGCGAGCCCACGCGCTCGGAGATCGTGACCGCGAGATCGGCCTCGGAGTGATCCATCTGGTAGGCCAGCTCGTCGTGACGATAGTCGGGATTGACCGGCACCACGCTCGCGCCGAGGGCGTTCAGCGCCAGGTAGTGGAAGAAGAACTCGGGCCGGTTCTCGAAGAGCAGCGCGACGCGATGCCCGTGGCCGTAGCCCGCGTTCTCGTAGGCGCGCTTCGTGCGAAGCACCTCGTCGCGCACCGCTCCGTAGGTCAGCTCGATGCCGTCGGGATGGTACGAGCGGCCGGGCGCGGACGGCACGCAGAGGAACGACTGCGCGGGCACGGCCGACGCGGTCGCCACGAAGGCCTCGAACACCGTCTGCATGGCTCACGACTTTCTCCCAGGGCGGCGGGCCCTGTCAAATCGCCGGCGCGGTCGGGACGCGCCGGGGTCTAGGGTATACTCCGGTCGCGAATGGACACGCCGATCGGCTCCCCGCTGCGCCGCAGGGAAGACGAGCGCTTCGTCACCGGCCGCGGCCGCTACGTGGAAGACCTCCGCTTCCCCGGCATGCTGCACGCCGCGTTCGTGCGCAGCCCCCACGCGCACGCGCGTGTTCGCGCCATCGACACGAAGGCCGCCGCCGCGGTGCCCTCCGTCGTCGCGGTCTACACCGCGCGCGATCTGCCGGAGTGCGCCCGGCCCATTCCGCCCTCGATGGCGCCGCCCGCCGGGTTCCGGCCGACCACCCAGCCGGTCTTCGGCGATCCGCTGGTCCGCTACGTCGGCGAGGTGGTGGCCGCGGTGATCGCCGAGGATGCCTACGCGGCCGCGGATGCGGCGGCGGCGGTCGTGGTGGACTACGAGCCCCTGCCTGCCGCCGGCACCCTGGAGCGCGCGCTCGCGCCGGGCGCGCCGCGGGTCTTCGACGGGTGGCCCGACAACGTGGCCGGGCTCTCGACCGCGCGCGTGGGCGACGCGTCGTCGGCGCTCGCCGGCGCCGACCTCGTGGTGGAGGCGCGGCTCGGCATCGGGCGGGTCCACGGTGTGCCGATCGAGACGCGGGGGATCGTGGCCACACCGGAGGGCCCGGACGGCCGCTTCACGCTCTGGACATCCAGCCAGAGCCCGTACGGGCTCCGAGGGGTCATCGCGGGAATGCTCGGAGTGGCCGAGGAGCAGGTGCGCGTCGCGGTGGTCGACACCGGCGGCGGCTTCGGCATAAAGGGTCACGCGTATTCCGAGGATCTGATCGTCGCGGCCGCGGCCCGGCGGCTCGGCCGGCCGGTGAAATGGGCGGAGTCGCGCCGCGAGCACTTCCTCACCGCATCGCCCGACCGCGGACAGCGCCACGTGGCCCGGATGGGGCTCACGCGTGACGGGACGATCGCCGCGGTGACGACCAGCTTCAGCCGGGAGCATGGGGCGTACATGTCGAGCGGCGAGGTGGTGACGCGCAACACGATCAACCACCTGCCCGGGCCCTATCGCATCCCGAACCTCGAGGTCAGCGCCGCCAACGTGGTGACCAACGCGGTCTTCGGCGCCGCGTATCGAGGCTCGGGACGGCCCGAGGCCAACTTCGTCGTGGAGCGGCTGCTCGACCGAGGAGCCCGGGCGCTCGGCCTCGATCCGGCCGAGGTGCGGCGACGGAACATGATCCGTCCCGACGAGATGCCGTACCGCACCGGGCTGGTCTATCGCGATGGGACGCCGGTGGCCTACGATCCGGCCGACTACGTCGGCAGCTTCGACCGGCTGCTCGCCGACTTCGAGTACGACACGTGGCGCCGGCGCCAGGGCGAGAGCGCGGGCGGGGCGCGGCCGATCGGGGTGGGGCTGGCGGCCTACGTGCAGGGCACCGGGGTGGGGCCGTTCGAGAGCGCCGACGTGCGCATCGACTCGACCGGCACGGTGCACGTCTACATCGGCGTCTCCTCGCAGGGCCAGTCGCACGAGACCACCATGGCGCAGATCGCGGCCGCCGAGCTCGGCGTGGATCCCGACCGCGTGTTCGTGATCGCGGCCGACACCACGCGCCTGCCCTACGGCAACGGCACCGGCGGCAGCCGGGTGGCCGCGAACGCGGGACCGTCGGTGGCGCGCACCGCGCGCGAGGTGGCGGGCAAGGCGCGGGTGGTCGCCTCCGAGATGCTGGAGTGCGCGCCGGCCGACGTGGTGCTGGCGGGCGGGCGGGCGCACGTGGCCGGGCTGCCCGAGCGCGGGGTGGCACTGGGCGATCTGTCGCGCGCGGCGGTGCGGAACAAGACGCTGCTGCGGGAGTCGCGCCCGGGGCTGCAGGCGTGCGGCTATTTCGCCCCGGAGACGGTGACCTTCGCGTTCGGAGCCCAGGCGTGCGCGCTGGAGGTGGACGTGGAGACCGGGCGCGTGCGGATCTTGAAGTATCTGGCCGTGCACGACTGCGGGCGGGCCATCAATCCGGTGGTGGTGGACGGCCAGCTGCACGGGGGGCTGGCCGGGGGCATCGGGACCGCGCTCATGGAGGACCTGCTCTACGACGACCAGGGACAGCTGCTCACCGGCAGCCTGATGGACTACGCGATCCCGGCCGCCGCCGATCTGCCCGCCTTCGAGACGCGGATCCTGGCGTTCCCTTCCACGCGCAACGACCTGGGGATCAAGGGCGTGGGCGAGAGCGCGATCATCGCGCCGCCCGCGGCCATCGCCAATGCGGTCGAGGACGCGCTGCATTCCCGCGGGGCCTCGGTCCTCGAGGTGCCCGTCACGCCGGCGCGCGTGTGGGAGGCGCTGAGGCGGGGCGCGTAGCCGATGGAGATCGCGATCGTCGCGGCCCTGCTCGGCCTCATCCCCGCGACGATCGCCCACAAGAAGGGCCGGCGGTTCGCGCCGTGGTGGCTCTACGGGTTCCTGCTCTTCATCGTGGCCCTGCCGCACGCGCTCCTGCTCAAGTCGGGCTTGGAGCAGATCGAGGTTCAGCCGGCCGCGCGGGGCCTCAAGAAATGCCCGTTCTGCGCCGAGATGATCAAGCCCGACGCCCGGGTCTGCCGGTTCTGCGGACGTGATCTCCCCGCCTAGGTCCCCTGGACCGCCCCGGAGACCAGCCCGTGGGTGAGGTAGCGGCGGAAGATGTAGTAGAAGATCACCGGCGGGATCGAGTAGATCACCGAGAGGGCCATCAGCAGGTTCCACGGTGAGTCGTCCGACGTGAGGAAGTTCCCC
This window of the Candidatus Methylomirabilota bacterium genome carries:
- a CDS encoding ABC transporter substrate-binding protein, with product MTTFGGRSSAATWARLRLVVAAVIILAVPSVAHAQPVGKVPRVGYLSPFSASDPDLQHSRDLFLLALRELGYVEGQNVAVEYRWAEGKSERLSRLAAELVRAEVDVIVATGGVPPAQAAQRATRTIPIVVAGAVDPVGAGLVASIARPGGNITGSTLIAEALVGKQLELLMEVVPKVSRVVVLWNPDNPGNESQLRAAQAVSGVRLEPVGARSSAEIEKAFATMSRQRPDGLVVLLDAIFLGERERIADLAMRSHLPAVYGYRLHADDGGLMAYGASRMELWKQTAVYVVKILKGAKPTDLPVAQPTKFELVINMKTAKALGLRVPQPVLLRADDIIER
- the metH gene encoding methionine synthase, with translation MSLSERSARLAEELRQRILVLDGAMGTMIQSRGLSAEDFGGARYEGCNEHLNLTRPDVIAAIHDAYLEAGADLISTNTFGCAPYVLAEYDLAARCHDITLAAARLCREAADRASTPHRPRFAIGAMGPGTRTITVTANVSFDEVREGYNRQARALIEGRVDALLLETCQDTLNVKAAAIGVKQAMAEAGVTLPLMISGTVEPMGTMLAGQGVDALYASVEHLGLFSIGLNCATGPEFMTDHLRTLSDVATCFVTVYPNAGLPDEHGHYEETAESLALKMRRFVDESWVNVIGGCCGTTPDHTRALARLVEGRAPRRPPSERAPAVSGVEAVYPSEDVRPIIVGERTNVIGSRRFKELVVEEKFEEASEIGRAQVRGGAQVLDVCLANPDRDEAADVDRFMDFITRKVKAPLMIDSTDAHVLELALRKCQGKALVNSINLEDGEERFERVVPLLHTYGGAVVVGCIDEDKQQGMAVTRQRKLAIAERSHALLTGKYGLPERDLIFDPLVFPVGTGDANYIGSAVETIEGVRSIKARFPRCKTILGISNVSFGLPTAGREVLNAVFLYECTKAGLDYAIVNSERLERYASIPEEERGLALDLIYWRGPDPVAAFAAHFRGRTKTREAAVQLPLDERLARYIVEGSKEGLLDDLALKLEELSALEIINGPLMKGMEEVGRLFNDNQLIVAEVLQSAEAMKAAVAYLEQFMDKDESATRGTIVLATVKGDVHDIGKNLVEIILKNNGYRIVNLGIKVPPEDLIAAYHSHKPDAIGLSGLLVKSAQQMVVTAQDLRAAGVEVPLFVGGAALTRKFTATRIASEYGGLTLYAKDAMDGLDLANRLFSATTRDALVERLRAEQETLRAGAATVEAPAAAAQTAAPRRSSVSRSVPVPTPPDLKLHVLRDVPLGHVFPYLNLQMLLGKHLGVKGSVTRLLEQGDPKVVEINEAVEALERLAIEQHILRADGLYRFYEAGVEGDDLVLLDGGREVGRFRFPRQPAGERLCLSDYVRERGSGEVDYVALFAVTCGAGVRARAERWKEEGQYLRSHALQALAIESAEAFAEMLHARLRTQWGFPDPPGLALSDKLKAHYRGIRVSFGYPACPNLADQRILFDLLQPEQIGLALTDGFMMDPEASVSALVFHHPEAKYFKAD
- a CDS encoding AMP-binding protein; this encodes MQTVFEAFVATASAVPAQSFLCVPSAPGRSYHPDGIELTYGAVRDEVLRTKRAYENAGYGHGHRVALLFENRPEFFFHYLALNALGASVVPVNPDYRHDELAYQMDHSEADLAVTISERVGSLEAVAAERARPLPVVDAGAWPASLPRPRPAPRDDAPGLGSETGLLYTSGTTGRPKGCVLSNFYYLNAGDWYRRLGGRLTIEPGRERFLNPLPLFHMNCLAVTATCAILTGNCLILPERFSPRRWWPDAVATRATIIHYLGVMPPLLLNQEPTPEEKAHHVKAGLGAGVEPELHEAFEARFGFPLVEVWGMTETGRIFSDCHEPRAIHTRAFGRPHGGFEARVVDEQDREVARETDGELLVRWGGPEGPRHGFFSGYLRNDAATAEAWRGGWFHTGDVVRQTADGLLIFVDRKKNIIRRSGENIAAAEVEAVLQAHEAVAQVAVLAVPDEIREEEVMACVVPMPGTAVDAALAGRLADFCLERLAYFKAPGWVLFVESLPTTGTQKVQKAQIFPRGEDPRARAGAVDLRERKKRR
- a CDS encoding xanthine dehydrogenase family protein molybdopterin-binding subunit, with product MDTPIGSPLRRREDERFVTGRGRYVEDLRFPGMLHAAFVRSPHAHARVRAIDTKAAAAVPSVVAVYTARDLPECARPIPPSMAPPAGFRPTTQPVFGDPLVRYVGEVVAAVIAEDAYAAADAAAAVVVDYEPLPAAGTLERALAPGAPRVFDGWPDNVAGLSTARVGDASSALAGADLVVEARLGIGRVHGVPIETRGIVATPEGPDGRFTLWTSSQSPYGLRGVIAGMLGVAEEQVRVAVVDTGGGFGIKGHAYSEDLIVAAAARRLGRPVKWAESRREHFLTASPDRGQRHVARMGLTRDGTIAAVTTSFSREHGAYMSSGEVVTRNTINHLPGPYRIPNLEVSAANVVTNAVFGAAYRGSGRPEANFVVERLLDRGARALGLDPAEVRRRNMIRPDEMPYRTGLVYRDGTPVAYDPADYVGSFDRLLADFEYDTWRRRQGESAGGARPIGVGLAAYVQGTGVGPFESADVRIDSTGTVHVYIGVSSQGQSHETTMAQIAAAELGVDPDRVFVIAADTTRLPYGNGTGGSRVAANAGPSVARTAREVAGKARVVASEMLECAPADVVLAGGRAHVAGLPERGVALGDLSRAAVRNKTLLRESRPGLQACGYFAPETVTFAFGAQACALEVDVETGRVRILKYLAVHDCGRAINPVVVDGQLHGGLAGGIGTALMEDLLYDDQGQLLTGSLMDYAIPAAADLPAFETRILAFPSTRNDLGIKGVGESAIIAPPAAIANAVEDALHSRGASVLEVPVTPARVWEALRRGA
- a CDS encoding zinc ribbon domain-containing protein: MEIAIVAALLGLIPATIAHKKGRRFAPWWLYGFLLFIVALPHALLLKSGLEQIEVQPAARGLKKCPFCAEMIKPDARVCRFCGRDLPA